The following proteins come from a genomic window of Gossypium raimondii isolate GPD5lz chromosome 5, ASM2569854v1, whole genome shotgun sequence:
- the LOC105766492 gene encoding probable disease resistance protein At4g27220 has product MEYVEPVVGIANCLGTPVCKYLQYHRKLNDYVRNFKRIREELNCKMEDIELQLKAELLRPLGKIPKKGVENWLKDVKEMIREAQAVENKVSNGRYLCRACNGKLVDERTREMKEFLYKAPNASKGLAIDGPSGGLPLLTSELVGEEAVRNEIWACLMQEEVSKIGVWGMGGVGKTTIMKHIHNDLLKEQRFERVIWVTISKEFNVMKVQDNIASALKAKEYLDKEEDKVRRAAILSEMLKNAGKHVLILDDVWDKISLEEVGIPKASGGNGCKLVLTTRSEHVCKYMGCKVIKVRPLSEEEALILFLSKVGPNIVQCPTIMPTLKLVVKECAGLPLTIVVVAGTMKGEYNPRIWKNALKDLKERIGKVEGVEGEVIERLKFSFDHLKDEKVKDCFLYCALYPEDYEIRKVELIECWIAEIFIDKMDTRQEMEDKGLTILKRLEDNCLLENNSTQFGLHGVKMHDAVRDMALSITGMNPRYMIQAGLQLEELPEKEQWSPDIEKVSLMYNSISEISIDVLPTKCQLLTTLLLQHNPIKKIPYSFFINMPCLCVLNLSYTEIESLPNSISELKNLTSLLLCDCEELRDLPCLSMLQELKKLDLSSTKIEEVPEGMDMLIKLRYLDLRVHTLKEIPAGLLPKLVHLQHLGFYENNEKTSLKAEELEPLKKLECFTGRFEDINEFNKFISSMKQSKKNLIKYHL; this is encoded by the coding sequence ATGGAGTACGTAGAGCCTGTTGTTGGCATTGCAAATTGTCTCGGCACTCCTGTTTGCAAATATTTGCAATATCACAGGAAGCTGAACGACTATGTGAGAAACTTCAAGAGGATCAGAGAGGAATTGAATTGCAAAATGGAAGATATAGAGCTGCAATTGAAAGCAGAGCTTCTTCGTCCTCTGGGGAAGATACCAAAGAAGGGAGTTGAAAATTGGTTGAAAGATGTGAAAGAGATGATTAGGGAAGCACAAGCTGTTGAAAACAAAGTCAGTAACGGGAGATATCTCTGTCGTGCTTGCAACGGGAAGCTGGTTGATGAAAGGACTCGAgaaatgaaggaatttctttATAAGGCTCCTAATGCCTCTAAAGGTCTTGCCATAGATGGTCCAAGTGGTGGGTTGCCGCTGCTAACATCAGAACTAGTTGGAGAGGAAGCTGTCAGAAATGAGATTTGGGCATGTTTGATGCAGGAGGAGGTGAGCAAGATTGGAGTTTGGGGGATGGGCGGTGTGGGTAAAACCACTATCATGAAGCACATCCACAATGATCTTTTGAAAGAACAAAGATTCGAAAGGGTAATCTGGGTTACCATATCAAAGGAGTTCAATGTAATGAAGGTACAAGATAATATTGCAAGTGCGTTGAAGGCGAAGGAATATTTAGACAAAGAAGAGGACAAGGTTAGACGAGCAGCAATCTTGTCAGAAATGCTGAAGAACGCAGGAAAGCATGTTCTAATCCTAGATGATGTGTGGGATAAAATCTCTCTAGAGGAAGTTGGGATCCCCAAGGCAAGTGGCGGCAATGGCTGCAAGTTGGTGTTGACAACCCGTTCGGAGCATGTCTGTAAGTATATGGGTTGTAAGGTGATAAAAGTGAGGCCCCTTTCAGAAGAAGAGGCATTGATACTATTCTTGAGTAAAGTTGGACCTAACATAGTTCAATGTCCAACTATAATGCCAACTCTGAAGCTTGTTGTCAAGGAATGTGCGGGTCTACCTCTTACAATTGTCGTGGTAGCTGGTACCATGAAAGGAGAATATAACCCTCGTATTTGGAAAAATGCACTCAAAGATTTGAAAGAGAGAATAGGAAAAGTGGAAGGAGTGGAAGGTGAGGTAATCGAGCGCTTGAAATTCAGTTTCGATCACTTGAAAGATGAGAAAGTAAAAGATTGCTTCTTGTATTGTGCATTATATCCTGAAGATTATGAAATTCGTAAGGTTGAACTAATCGAGTGTTGGATTGCTGAGATATTCATAGACAAGATGGACACAAGACAAGAAATGGAAGATAAAGGCCTTACTATTTTGAAAAGGTTGGAAGATAACTGCTTGTTGGAAAATAATAGCACTCAATTTGGTTTACATGGTGTAAAGATGCATGATGCAGTGAGAGACATGGCATTGTCGATCACTGGAATGAATCCTCGATATATGATACAAGCAGGTTTGCAATTAGAAGAGTTACCGGAAAAGGAGCAATGGAGTCCGGATATTGAGAAAGTGTCACTTATGTATAACTCCATATCAGAAATTTCCATAGATGTGCTGCCCACAAAATGTCAACTGCTCACAACCTTGTTATTGCAGCATAACCCTATAAAGAAGATTCCATATTCTTTCTTCATAAACATGCCCTGTCTTTGTGTCCTAAATTTGTCCTATACAGAGATCGAGAGTTTACCAAATTCCATCTCTGAACTAAAGAACCTCACATCATTGTTGCTTTGTGATTGTGAAGAATTAAGAGATCTACCATGTCTTTCGATGCTTCAAGAATTGAAGAAGTTGGATCTAAGTTCGACTAAAATTGAGGAAGTCCCTGAAGGAATGGATATGCTGATAAAGCTAAGATATCTTGATCTTAGAGTGCACACTCTGAAAGAGATACCCGCTGGACTTTTACCAAAACTCGTTCACCTTCAGCACTTGGGTTTTTATGAGAACAATGAAAAAACAAGTCTAAAAGCAGAGGAGTTGGAACCATTGAAGAAGTTGGAGTGCTTTACCGGACGTTTCGAAGACATCAATGAATTCAATAAGTTCATCTCCTCAATGAAACAAAGtaagaaaaatctcatcaaaTACCATTTATAG